Within Halonatronomonas betaini, the genomic segment GAGATAGGATATATATTAGAGAAGAAACATTATATATTAATGGAGAGCCAGTTGAAGAAGATTATATTAAAGAGCCAATGCGTGAAATTGGAAGCTCAGGACCATTTGAAGTTCCTGAGGATAGTTATTTTGTTTTAGGTGATAATAGAAATCATAGTGCAGATAGCAGGTTTGAGTCTCTAGTAGGTTATGTTGATGAAGATTCCATTCATGGCAAGGCTTCCTGGGTCTTTTGGCCTGTAACAGAGATGAGACTAATTCAGCATGAAGATTATAATATTGATAACAATTAAAATTAATTATTTGTTGTTGGGAGGATGAATATGAGGTACAAGCAAAAACGAAGATTTAAGATAGGATTTATATTTTTAATTATTGCATTGGCTGTCGGCCTATATGGTTTTTATGGGATAAACTTAGGCCTTGATTTGGAAGGTGGTTCTCATATAGTATTACAGGCTCAGCCGACTGAAGATAGAGATATTGATAATGAAGTTATGACAGGTATTTTAAGTGTTATTGAAAGAAGGGTTAACCAGATAGGATTATCTGAACCTGTAATTCAGAGAGAGGGCAGTGATAGAATTATTGTAGAATTGCCTGCAGTTGATAATCCATCAGAAGCAATATCTACAATTGGTAGAACAGCTATGCTGACTTTTAGAATAGATGGAGAAACTGTTATGTCAGGTGAGAATATAAGTGATGCTAGAGCTAGCCACGATGAATATGGAAGACCTGTTGTTAC encodes:
- the lepB gene encoding signal peptidase I, encoding MEVIFVDSSDIKEFIQSLVIAGVLAFLIITFVAQSFVVEGSSMEETLQNGERLIANKLIYRFRSPERGEIVVFTPQGAEDKRYIKRVLGLPGDRIYIREETLYINGEPVEEDYIKEPMREIGSSGPFEVPEDSYFVLGDNRNHSADSRFESLVGYVDEDSIHGKASWVFWPVTEMRLIQHEDYNIDNN